From Saccopteryx leptura isolate mSacLep1 chromosome 3, mSacLep1_pri_phased_curated, whole genome shotgun sequence, one genomic window encodes:
- the LOC136398527 gene encoding uncharacterized protein — MKRGPAALGGAARRGQKSGVRSRKPGSRSERPAGLGARWSERSFRSRRADSTPWGRAERPGRPHFARAAPRPGTASVPPLDPAPAQRRLSTAPGPVPRVPVPSGGWGQRFSALSNVVGKEPSLRGARGPVQLESCVCIVTNWGKGEKQRKRVGDKKYVRKGAKQTERIWIPLTGCWLPVGNFFSTQASLQSVRQDLWLNFFHSMKSIHAAEASTNPLLVHSFRHGSLPSNMIIWLPL; from the exons ATGAAGCGCGGCCCCGCCGCCCTCGGCGGGGCCGCCCGGCGGGGTCAAAAGTCGGGGGTCAGGAGTCGCAAGCCCGGAAGCCGCTCTGAAAGGCCGGCGGGGCTGGGAGCCCGGTGGTCCGAACGCAGCTTCCGCTCCCGCCGCGCGGACTCGACGCCGTGGGGACGCGCAGAACGCCCCG GGAGGCCCCATTTCGCCCGCGCGGCCCCCAGGCCCGGCACCGCCTCAGTACCGCCCCTCGACCCGGCGCCGGCTCAGCGCCGCCTCAGCACCGCCCCCGGCCCGGTGCCGCGGGTCCCCGTGCCTTCGGGTGGGTGGGGACAGCGGTTCTCAGCCCTCAGCAACGTAGTCGGGAAGGAGCCCAGCTTGCGAGGGGCGCGGGGACCTG TTCAACTTGAAAGCTGTGTTTGTATTGTGACAAAttgggggaaaggagaaaagcaaagaaagagagTTGGAGACAAAAAGTATGTCAGAAAAG GAGCCAAGCAGACAGAAAGAATTTGGATTCCACTCACAGGCTGCTGGCTTCCCGTGGGCAACTTCTTTTCCACCCAAGCTTCCTTGCAGTCCGTTAGGCAAGATCTGTGGCTGAATTTTTTCCATTCCATGAAAAG TATTCATGCTGCTGAAGCAAGCACCAATCCATTACTAGTTCATTCCTTTAGACATGGATCTCTTCCCTCCAACATGATCATCTGGTTGCCTCTTTAA